In Physeter macrocephalus isolate SW-GA chromosome 9, ASM283717v5, whole genome shotgun sequence, the DNA window ctttcaggttaGAAGAATTGTTGAAAATTCTGATGCTGTTACTGAGATTCTAAATAATGCtgaattattaaaacaaatcGTTTATTGTATTGGTGGAGAGAATCTATCTGTAGCTAAAGCGGTGAGTCAGCTACAACCATCAGCCTAAACATGCAGAGACATTAATGTcctaaaagacagagaaaggccTTCTGGATTGAGAGGTGGAGGTTTAGAATGAATGATTTGCGTAATTGAATTTGCAGCCTCATATCGatggtatgaaataaataagtggcatcaaaataaaactagtaaaccccttttattttctagaatgcACATTTCTAAATTGACCATCATAGAGCTTACATTGGGTTGCTTGATAAGaagctttttctattttctgttgggaatactatgtattttttccaattataagTAATTATAGCTAAAATGTAGTGAATGTTCTTTGGGTAAGCTGCGTTCCATACACTAATTTTCACATAAATCTTATGAAGTAGAAAGTGCAGTTTGGTATTTTTATGATTTAAGAGATACTTTCTTTCCTTATAAGGCCATTAAATCCCTGTCAAGAATATCACTGACCCAGGCTGGACTGGAGGCTTTATTTGAAAGTAATCTGCTGGATGATTTGAAAAGTGTaatggaaacaaatgacattgTTCGATATAGGGTGTATGAGGTAAGACTAAAAGCATCCTTTCTGGTGCCTATAATTCAGAATGCATCAAGGCTTACATCAGAAGGTGAGATGGCtcatttaacatgtatttattgagtatatagTCTATGTTAGGCCCTATATATACCAGGTGCTTGGGATGAAGGGATGAACTCCCAGCCTAGTGTGTGAGAcagtcatataaaaatatttacactgCACTCTGAGTACTGTAATAGAGGAGATGCCATTGAAATTAGACTTTGAAAAAATTAGTGTAGTAGTGGTAGTAAGAAGAACCTTTGTACTGAGCAGTGTGCTAAATCCTCTCATATATATTCTCTTCAATTCTCACAGTAAACCTGATATTTCATTATCATTAATCTTGCTGTTGATGGAGTCATTGACCCAAGGCCATGCAATTAATAGATTGTATATTCAAAACAGAACCGTCTAGAGTCTGATTCCCTCTTCAGAACAATGTCTTACTTTGCATTGTTAATATTATGCAATCttgattttccttcttcttctgtaGCTGTTTCTTCTTGGTCTCCTGGCTCCTTAGCCTCTATTGAACCTTTAATTGTTGCAGTTTGTGAAGGCAAGCTAGGCCCCTTATGCTCATGTTCAAACCAAACTCCTGATCTTCTCCATCCACCTCATGCCCCTAAtaaaaacagcagcaacaaactGGCCCCATCTCCCAGTCCACATGGCTGGCTGTTGGACCTCCAGCTTATTCTCTGTGAGGCCGTGTCCTCACTGCCATGTATCCACTCAGTCATCACATCGTGTCAGTTTTACGTAAACTCCTGCATTTCTCTGCTTTGCTATAGCCACCACCACCCTAGTCTAAGCTACCAGTATCTCTCAACTGGACTACTGTATTTGCATCCAAACTGGTCTGCTCCCATTTTTGTCACCACTAGTCTATTGCCACATGTAGtcagaatgatcttttaaaaatcgaAATCTGATTCTGTCgttcctctgcttaaaattctcAGTGTCCTAGATCTCTCAATAAGCCCTCAGAACATGCTTGTTGAACGAGTAAATGAGTGGCCGACtgatagaatgaatgaatgaatgattttttacAATCTGTTCGTTGTTGCTGATAGGGCCTTTTGTCCTGACTGATGGTTTCTTTTTAGAAAAGGGCAGATATACCCAGGTATATCTGGGTGAGTGTTTCTGTGCCAGAGTAATTTCTTGTGTGTTCAATGAAGTTTTCCTGCTTGTGGAGAcaaataatggatttttaaaaattcaattatattAAGTATATAATTTATACTAGTATATAATAGTATGAATATACTTCCTAGTCCTGCATTTAACTTAAAATACCATCTAACAAGTTTGGTGCTATTTTGTTTAAcctttctgctttttctgttttctttcagctAATTGTGGAGATATCTTCTGTGTCACCAGAATCTTTAAACTACTGTACCACCAGTGGATTGGTAACGCAGCTCCTCCGAGAACTGACCGGTGAGGATGTGCTAGTCAGGTATGTTGACGGAGAGAGTTCTTAAAGCAAAATGTCCTTTCTTGGGGGGCCAGGAGACAACCTCGGGACTTAGTGTGATCTCCCCTAGTGGAGCCTATGCTCAGGTTGCAACCTCATGACTGATTATGTCCTGAAGGAGGGGTTTTTTGAAAATTGCTCAACTTACATGGTGACAACATACTGGAACTTAGCATGACAATTCAGCTACTTTTGAATAGCAGTGTTCCTTGTCCTTAGGCATGTGTGCTGTTTAAAAGTTGccaatcaggcttccctggtggcgcagtggttgagaatccgcctgctgatgcaggggacacgggttcgtgccccggtccgggaggatcccatatgccacggaggctaggcccgtgagccatggccgctgagcctgcgcgtccggagcctgtgctcttcagtGGGAGgggccgcagtggtgagaggcccacgtaccagaaaaaaaaaaaaaaaaaagttgccagtCACATGGTAACTGTCGTTTTGTATTACTTAATGTGTTAACatgcacattttatatatatatatgtatatatataatttttttcttttttttttggccatgctgtgtggttTATGGGAacatagttccccaaccagggattgaacccaggccctcggcagtgaaagcactgactcttaaccactagacttccagggaattcccaacatgcACGTTTCTTGATGTCGTTAAATAATAGCACTGCGGCATGATAGAAGAAACATGGACTTTTGAAAATGAGTGAGAATTGGGCTTACATGCATCTCTACTACTTAGTAGCTGTTTGACCTTAGACAAATTATTGTAACCTTTCTGCATCTGAGTTTCCTTATCTCCTAAATGGAATAATGTCAATTCTGTAAAGAAGATaatatgaggattaagtgaattgACCATAGAGACCAATGCAATGGTCGATATAGGCTCTCAAAGAAATGTTAATTCCAGTCTCTTTACTCTCAGCCCCTACTCCTTAAGTCCCCTTGAATATCTGCCAGTGTTTCCTTAGATATTCCACAATTTACTCTCAAAGAAATGTTAATTCCAGTCTCTTTACTCTCAGCCCCTACTCCTTAAGTCCCCTTGAATATCTGCCAGTGTTTCCTTAGATATTCCACAATTTACTAACACATCCCCACTGCTGAATACTTGGTTCAAGTATTTTGCTGTTATAAGAGCACTATAGTTACCTTTGTGTACACAGGACTTTGTTTTCCTTATCTTAAATGATTTTCTGATTGTCCTGTGTTCTTTAAATGTGATTGAATTTGTTGAACTCACATGCATAAACCAGTCCTCAGTCATACTGTTTCAGAGCATTTGAGTTACATTGTTTCAAAGCCTTCCTAATAaggaaattattttgttaaatttctttaaCTTAGTATCAGACTTCCTGACATAGGAAAAAACCTTGCAAATAGTCAGTTAAAATACCTTAGGATCAActctaaaaatactttttttagttAATTGAGGAAATTTGGTCATGGTTAGGCTTTAGATAATaccaaagaattattttttaaatatgtggtaAAGGCGTTATAATTTTGTGAGAAAATATTCATGTTTGacgtttcaaaataaaacaaaggttgAAAAACTCTTTGAGGAGGTAGTTGTGTTATAATGGAAACAATAATGGGCCTCAAGTCAGAAGGTCATGATTTAAGTCTTAACTGCCTTGTAAAAACAGTGTGATTCTGGACAAGTTACAGTTTTCTCATCCTTGTGTCCTGATCTGAAAAGTAGAGCCAGGATCAGTCACCTTTCACACTTGGTGGgaagaattaagtaaaataacCTATGTGAAAACAGTTTATAAACTATACTAATCATATGCAAAATCTTGGCATTTCAGAGCCACCTGTATAGAAATGGTGACATCACTGGCATATACTCATCATGGACGACAGTACCTCGCTCAAGAGGGAGTAATTGACCAGATTTCTAATATAATTGTTGGGGCAGATTCAGACCCTTTCTCTAGCTTCTATTTGCCAGGTAAGAAATACTGACACTTGTGGAAATGACAGTGTATGTTTTGTTTCAGAGTTATCTCTGACAGGGGAGGCCAGGGATTGTTTTCTGTAGAGCTGATTCCCTTAAGATGATACCCATAGCCCCTTAATGAAGTGGAATCTATTGCTCTGGGAGCCGTGCACTGTTGATTCTAATTTTCTGGAAATATTGCTGTTTAGAGCATTAGTCTGTTTCCCTTGAACCTTAGCCAAAAGAATCATCATAAAACTACTAGTAATGATACTTACAGTATATTTCACCGATTCATCAAATCTTGAGTTGGAATCTTTATCTAATATAGAATTATTCTAGCCATTCTGTTCTAGGACATGGTTGATTAGTTTTTCTTGAGCACTTCCAGAAATTGGAAATTAATTTTAGATAGCCTCGCTTATTTCGTCGATGAACATCTCtgttaaaaaatttcttcctgaTAATGACTCCAAACTTGCCTTCCTATAATTTGTATCTGCTGGTCCTTGTTCTTTGTTCTCCCTCTTGCATATGACAATGCTTCAGTATTCGGACCCAGCTCCGTTGACAACCTGGGATTTCTATTCCGTCAGGACCACACATCACAGGTCCTTCAGTATCTCCTTATGGTCTGTCTGATTTCCAGGCAACACAGTACTGTaacctttctcctctttctggcCTGAAGTTTATTACTGTCCCATGAAAACCTAGGGCCCACAATTTATGctatcttctttttctattaaaatacatTCTTGTAAATATCTTTAGGATTTGTGAAGTTTTTTGGAAACCTGGCTATCATGGATAGTCCTCAGCAGATCTGTGAGCGTTATCCTGTCTTTGTGGAAAAAGTCTTTGAAATGACAGAAAGTCAAGACCCCACCATGATTGGTATAGCAGTGGACACAATTGGAATTCTAGGATCCAATGTTGAAGGAAAACAAGTTTTACAGAAAACAGGTTGGTATGACTTGTTTTGGCTTTCCTTAAGGATATctcttttttggtggggggacaAGAATTCATCATATAAGTTCATTTGCTTGTATGTTAACTGCATAGTAGAAACTACTTTTACAGATGGCAGTCTTTTTACCATGACCTTGGACTAATCCCTAAAAAGTCTCATAActattactgaattttttttttaaaaaaaagagtgctggGCCAAGCACTCTTTCCCCTCTACATCTTTCTTAAGTAGTATTCATAGTACAAAGGCCACAGtctggagtcagaaagacctggaTTCATGTCCCAGTTCTAACACTAACTTAGCTTTCTGAGCTTCACTTACTCACTTAACTACTCTAGGCCTCACTTTCCTTATATATAAAAAGAGTATAACAACTACTTCTCAGGGTTGTtgtgaatatttactgaaaagacacatttgttttatatttatatgtcaaggaaggaaaacaaaaatatgttacaaGATTTTATGTTAAGAGTGATACTTTCATGGCACATCCATGAGTATCTTGCAAGTACTATGAAttctacacacaaaaaaatgtacagCACTGTTAAAACCCTTGTgaaatatatgttgaaaattaTATATGCTGTTGTGTATCACAGCTAGTATCCAGGTTATGTGTACTTTTCTAACTGCTTGTACCTATGACATATGATCCTTTTACAATCTTGCAAAGAACATACTAttgtcattctcattttacagataaggtagGTGacactcagagaagttaagaaaatttTCTAAGATCATTCAGACTGTGGGGCAGCTGATACTCAAATCCAGGTCCTTTGATTTCAGAGCTCTACACTTTAACTTATATATGCTGTATTGCATATGAATGTGTTTTAGGCCTGTCACTTGGTTTCTGactacatgtttatttttatattggtttAGGTTGGTAGCAGTCATAGTATTAATGaaagcatactttaaaaaatctcattgttCACTtaacacccattaggatggctactatttttttaaaaaacagaaaataacaagtgttgacaggATGTGAGAAATTGGAAACCTTGTGCAtatctggtgggaatgtaaaatggtacagttgctGTGGAAtcatggtggttcctcaaaaaattaaacatagaattaccatatgatccagcagttccgcttctaggtatatacccaaaagaattgaaagcaggggctTAAACAGATGTTTGTACATCTGTGTTCATtaacaacattattcacaataaccaaaaaggatagaaacaacccaagtgttcattgatgaatgaatggataaacaaaatgtggtatatacgttCAAAGgcatattattcagtcttaaaaaggaatgtaattctgacacatgctacatcaTGGGGGAACCTTGAAGATATagtgctgagtgaaataagacaaacacaaaaagacaattattgtatgattccacttatacatggTACCTAggatagtcaaattcacagagacagaaaatagaatagtggttaccaggggacggggggtggggggaaaggagagTTGTTgattaatgagtacagagtttcagtttgagatgatgaaaaagttctggagatggatggtggtgatggattcccaacagtgtgaatgtactgagctgtatgcttaaaaatggttaaaatgataaattttatgttatgtgtattttaccacaataaaaagtatCTTGTTCTTCTTCAAAGGAACTCGCTTTGAATGCTTGCTGATGAGAATAGGATATCAGGCAAAGAATGCCTCAACAGAGCTCAAAATTAGGTGTTTGGATgcaatttcatctcttttttatttaccaGTAAGTAGATTGGGAAATTAATGAAGAACAGTGGTATATCTGGGGGAGAATAAATCTGTATAATACTAGTTAACTTGCTATAAATGTTGACCAACTAAATGCCATCTTTCTCACTCTTAGTGAAAGAAGATAACCCTCATTATATGACTagtgacatttttaaagttaaagtggaatcatagagtattCGAACTGGATAAGACCCTAGAGATTGCTTAATCAACcccatcaaaaaagaaacaagacataACTGGGGAAGTCTGGGCTGAGTTGGGGAAGAATGCTCCAGACTTGGCAGAactcacacagctagttaatgaCAGGGTGTGATCAGAACCCAGGTTTCCTGACTTCCTAATGTCTTgaggttttccttttctgtcttgtAGCCTGAGCAGCAGACTGATGACCTCCTGAGGATGACAGAatcctggttttcttctttatctcGGGACCCGCTGGAGCTCTTCCGTGGCATCAGTAATCAACCCTTCCTTGAACTACACTGTGCTGCCTTAAGAGTGTTCACGGTAGGCGTCCTCTTCTTTTCCATGTCTTCTGGGACTCTGCCAGTTCAACACATGTGTACTTAAAATGAGCCAGTCtctctgccaggccctggggatgcaCAAGTGCGTAGGAAGTTTCTGCCCTCTACTATTAGCGTAGGCTAATTAGGGAgacaaacatgtaaacaaatggttTCAGTAAAAGGTATTAGGTGCTGTGGCAAAATGTTCGAGGGTGCTGTGGGATCACAGAATTAATTCCGCATTCCTTATCTGCCATCAAGCAAGCCCTTACTACCTTAGCCCTGGTTTTCCTCAGCCTTATTTCTTGCCATTCGCTTCTGGCACTGGCAGCTCTAGTGATAGCAGACTGCTTGATTCATATCTCTGGACCCTCATGTACACTCTACATTCAACGCTCTTCCCTGTCTTTGCTTGTTAAcctcttatttattcttcaagGACTAACTCAGGTGTCTCTTCAGCAAGCTTTGCCCAAACCCACAAGGTTGAGTTAAGCAGTGCTGGCTTTCCTActttgcatttattcatttattcagcaaatatttgtcgagtttcttttctttgctaGGTTCTGGGGATATAGTAGtgaacaaaagatacaaagaccTTCCTTTCATGTAGCTCATCGTCTATTGAAGGACCTAAGCAGTAAATACAATTATAAAGTTAATTGTATGATTATAGTTGTGGTAAGGATCATACCTGTGTTCTGTTTATTACACTTtgttgaaaatgtttatttattgacCTAGTCAACAGAGTTTATTGAAAATAGGAGCCATAGCTGATTTAACTTTGTAGCTTCAGCACTTGCTGTGGTTCCCTGGGCTCATCGAAATGTAGTCATCACTTTAGTAATCTTAATAATGGGATCTCAGGCAGCATGCTTGGCCTAGAGAGGGAGGGAACAAGGAGAGTGGGGGCGACAAGAGAGGGaaggctggacttccctggtggctcagtggttaagaatccgcctgccaacgcaggggacacgggttcgagccctggtcctggaagatcccacatgccacggagcaactaagcccgtgctccacaactaccgagcctgcgctctagagcccgcgagccacaactgctgagcccgcatgctgcaactactgaagcctgtgtgcctagagcctgtgctccgcaacaagagaggccaccacagtgagaagcctgcgcactgcaacgaacattagcccccgcttgccacaactagagaaagcccgcacgcagcaacaaagaaccgacgcggccaaaaataaagaaaattaaaaaaaaaaaaaaaaaaaaaaaaaaaagtgggaaggcttcctgcaggATGTGATACAGGATCTGCGTCTTGAAGGATACAGGATACCTGTCCACTTCAAGAATGTTGTTTTTAGACTGTTTCACCCTTGTCAGTAGTCACTGTGATGGTCATTTGGGCTCCTGCACTGGTAttctcattatttgtttttttcccactctTCTACCTTATGCTCCACTTAGCCATAGTTGTAGAGATAATTTTTGATTTACTGGTTTGGGCAGCTGTTTTTATTTCAACCCACCCATCCTCAACTATTGTTAAGTAGGCTGATGTTTCTCAAACTGTAAtgtcttgttaaaatgtagattctcaTTCATTGGTTCTGGAATAGAGCCCGAGATcctgaatttctaacaagttcacAGGTGATGCTGAAGCTGATGGTCTGCAGAACACATTTTGAGAGGAAGACATAGGCTGTAAACTTGATTGTGCCTTGTTCTTCATTAAAA includes these proteins:
- the PSMD5 gene encoding 26S proteasome non-ATPase regulatory subunit 5 isoform X2 — translated: MAAQALSLLREVSRLEAPLEELRALQSVLQSVPLSELREQAAELRLGPLFSLINGNHREQTTLCVSILERLLQALEPVHVARNLRVDLQRGLTHPNDSVKILTLSQVRRIVENSDAVTEILNNAELLKQIVYCIGGENLSVAKAAIKSLSRISLTQAGLEALFESNLLDDLKSVMETNDIVRYRVYELIVEISSVSPESLNYCTTSGLVTQLLRELTGEDVLVRATCIEMVTSLAYTHHGRQYLAQEGVIDQISNIIVGADSDPFSSFYLPGFVKFFGNLAIMDSPQQICERYPVFVEKVFEMTESQDPTMIGIAVDTIGILGSNVEGKQVLQKTGTRFECLLMRIGYQAKNASTELKIRCLDAISSLFYLPPEQQTDDLLRMTESWFSSLSRDPLELFRGISNQPFLELHCAALRVFTCSAL
- the PSMD5 gene encoding 26S proteasome non-ATPase regulatory subunit 5 isoform X1; this translates as MAAQALSLLREVSRLEAPLEELRALQSVLQSVPLSELREQAAELRLGPLFSLINGNHREQTTLCVSILERLLQALEPVHVARNLRVDLQRGLTHPNDSVKILTLSQVRRIVENSDAVTEILNNAELLKQIVYCIGGENLSVAKAAIKSLSRISLTQAGLEALFESNLLDDLKSVMETNDIVRYRVYELIVEISSVSPESLNYCTTSGLVTQLLRELTGEDVLVRATCIEMVTSLAYTHHGRQYLAQEGVIDQISNIIVGADSDPFSSFYLPGFVKFFGNLAIMDSPQQICERYPVFVEKVFEMTESQDPTMIGIAVDTIGILGSNVEGKQVLQKTGTRFECLLMRIGYQAKNASTELKIRCLDAISSLFYLPPEQQTDDLLRMTESWFSSLSRDPLELFRGISNQPFLELHCAALRVFTAIANQPWAQKLMFNSPGFVEYVMDRSVEHDKASKDAKYELVKALANSKTIAEIFGNPNYLRLRTYLSEGPYYVKPISTTAVEGAE